The Thermosynechococcus sp. CL-1 genomic interval TAAACCCGAGAACCCCTCAGGTTACAATGAGAATCCATCTTACCCATCACACTCTATGGACAGCGTCCACTGGCAGCAGGTTCACCACTACACTGACATCCTGTACCACAAAACGACGGGCATTGCCAAAATTACGATTAACCGTCCCCACAAGCGCAATGCCTTTCGTCCCCAAACCATTGTCGAAATGAGTCAGGCCTTTGAGGATGCCCGCAACGATCCCACGATTGGCGTTGTCTTGCTCACCGGGGCAGGCCCCCACACCGATGGTAAGTATGCCTTTTGTGCGGGTGGTGACCAAAGTATTCGGGGTGAGGCAGGCTATCTGGATGATCAGGGGGTAGCACGGCTGAATGTGCTGGATCTGCAACGGCAAATTCGCTCCCTGCCAAAGGTGGTGATTGCCCTTGTGGCCGGCTATGCCATTGGCGGTGGCCATGTGCTGCACTTGGTCTGTGACCTCACCATTGCTGCTGAGAATGCCATTTTTGGTCAAACGGGGCCACGGGTGGGTAGTTTTGATGCGGGGTTTGGTGCCAGTTATCTTGCCCGCATTGTCGGCCAGAAAAAAGCGCGCGAAATTTGGTTTCTCTGTCGACAATATACAGCTCAGGAAGCCTTAGCGATGGGTCTAGTCAATGCTGTTGTCCCCGTTGAGGAGCTGGAGGCGGAGGGGATCCGCTGGGCGCAAGAGATTCTCACCAAAAGTCCCTTGGCCATTCGCTGCTTGAAGGCGGCCTTTAATGCCGATTGTGATGGTCAAGCCGGCCTACAGGAATTAGCTGGCAATGCAACCTTGCTGTACTACCTCACTGAAGAGAGTACCGAGGGCAAAAACGCCTTTTTGGAAAAACGTCCCCCCAACTTTCAGCAGTTCCCTTGGCGCCCCTAAGGGATGCGCTAGAGTAGGAGCATGTGGCATTGGGAGAGTTCGCCATGTGTATCTGTGTTAACTGCGCCCTTGTGGATCGCTGCACCACATACTATGCCGTTGAAGAGCAGCACCAACAGCCCCATCTGACCCTCACACCAGACTTTGACCCGATTGAGCCGACGATCAATATCAACATCCGTACCCAAGGGGAAGAGATTCTCTTGGAGTGGGATGTGGTTGGTTGTGCCAGTTTTGTCGAAGAACAGGGACGGTGGGCAAAACTGCGTCCAGGAGAATTGATTCCCACCTAAATCTGATGGTTAGCCGGCGATCGCGGCAAATCGCGGCAATTTGATGTTCTCTTCTAGCGGCACTCATGGGACAAAGCCGGCTAAGACAACAGCTTGATCTATTTCTGCACGCACCACAGGTAGAAATTAGCCTGCTGGTTTTGCTCCTACTATGGGTACTTTTAGTGGTGGTCGATCTTTTCTGGGTACAGCCCGGCCACCCTAATTTTTTTCTGATGCTGGCGGATTTGCCCCTACGGCTGTGCTTTGTTGTTGAGTTATTCCTACGCTTTGCGATCGCCCGCAAAAAGCAACGATTTTTCCGCCACTACTGGCTTGATCTAGTCGCGATTTTACCGATGCCGCCCCAGTGGCCCCTGTTTCGTCTGCTGCCCCTTTTGCGCCTACCCCGTGCCTCGATTTTGATCAATCGCAACCTACACTACATTTCTCCCCAGATTTCTGGTCTCTACGGTGCCCAAATTTCAGCACTGTTAATCATTGTGTTGATCATGCTCTTTGGGGGACTGGCTTTTTATATTATCGAAGGAACCTCAAACCCAGACATCGAGACCCTTGGGGATGCCCTGTGGTACAGCTTCTTTTCCTTAGTGTCCGCCGAACCCATTGGTGCCTATCCCAAAACCCATGCCGGGCGGATCATTACCCTAGTGGTGGTTTTGTCGGGGCTGACTTTGTTTGCAGTGTTTACAGGGGTGGTGTCTGCCTTCATGGTGCAACGGTTGCAATCAGTCATGAGCATTAAGAACTTTGACTTGGATGAGTTGCGCAACCACATTATTCTCTGTGGCTGGAATCGCAGTGCCCCCCTAGTGTTGCAGGAGTTGCAAACCGATCCCCAAACCCGCCATGCACCGATTGTCATTGTTGCTGAACTTGAACAGTTGCCCTTGAGTGAGTTGCGGAGAGTAGATCAAAATCGCCTCTACTTTTATTCGGGAGACTATACCCGCATTGACGTTTTAGAGAAGGTGCAGATTTACCACGCCTCCCGTGCCATTCTCTTGGCGGATACCAGCCAGCCCCGCAGTGATCAAGACCGCGATGCCCGAACGGTTCTCGCTGCACTGACCATGGAAAAACTCAATCCAACGATTTACACCTGTGCCCAGCTTTTGGATCGCAATAATAATGTGCAACTTCAGGCGGCAGGGGTGGAAGATGTGGTGGTGGCTGATGAAATGGCGGGTCACCTGATTGGCAATGCAGTACGCAATCAAGGGGCGATGGATGTTTTTGCGGAATTGCTAACAGTACAGGTGGGAAACCAATTTTATCGGCTGCCTTTGCCGTCAACGCTGGCAGGCAAAACCTTTTGGCATGCGCAACGACACCTCAAGGAGCAGTACGATGCCCTCTTAGTTGCTGTGGAACGTCGCATTGAGGGGCGTCGCCAGACGGAGATTAACCCACCAATGGACTATGAGCTGCAAGGGGGGGACTATGTGGTTGTGATTGCGCGGCAGTATCCACAGTGGGGATAGGGTGATGGAAATTGCCTCCCAAGTAGAGCTGCCCTTTCCCCGCGAGCACGTCTATCGCACCTATCGCGATCGCCTGCCTGAGTTAGTCAACTGGATGCCCAATGTGCGTAAAATTGAGGTGCAAGAGCGCAGGGAACAGCCTGAGATCTTAGAGATGGTTCTGGTCTGGCATGGGGGTGGCGAAATTCCGGCAGCGGCTCGGGCACTGCTGAGTGAGGCAATGCTCTCGTGGACGGACTACACCCATTGGGACGATCGCCACTATCTTACTCGCTGGCGCATTGCACCCCATGCCTTTACCGAGGCCATTGACTGCCAAGGGGAAAATCAATTCATTGCTGTGGGTGACTCAACAATTATCACTAGCCGAGGTCATCTACGCATTGATCCAAAACGCATTCCGGGGGTACCCTCCTTCCTAGCTGGCATGATTGCTCGCGCTGTGGAGGAGTATCTCGGCCAACGCATCGAACCCAATTTTCAGCAGTTGGCAGCCAGTGTCGCAGCATTTTTGCAGGCAAAGGGGTGAGATTGGCACGATAAGGGGCTGTGGCAAATTGTTGGATGAGAAACTAAACGGGGTAGTTGACGATGAAGGTACTAAAGCAAACGATGAAGGTACTAGAGCAAACGATGAAGGTAATAGAGCAAACAGAGTATCGCTTACGCCTGCGGGAACAGCCTTTGTTTTTTTGGCTCGGTGGTGGGGTGTTGTGTCTTTGTTCTGTTTTCCTCTTGAGTACCCTTCCTTTTGCCAAAATTGAGTGTCAACGCCAAACTCTACCCTATGAGTGTGTTGCCACCACCCCGTTCTTTGTCATTCAACGGCGGGTCAAAATTCCACTCTCGGTGCTGCGACAGGCAAAGTTGGAGGACTACATTGACAGCGAAGGCGATCGCATGTACAGCATTGTCCTTGAGGCTGGGGCTGACTCAATACCCTTGGGCATGCATTCCTCAGATGGGGATAGTCGCGCCGCAATTGTGCAGCAAATTAACCAGTTCCTCAGCAATCCCAACCAAATGCAACTGTCTACTAATGTGGACAATCCTTGGCTAATTCAGATGGTTGTGGGGGTGATCTTTTTGGTGGGGGTGATGGGGGTGAGTCTGATTGTGTTCGCTCCTGCCTTAACCCTCGATCTGAATCGTAGCAGTGGCACATTTACAATTTACCACGGGTATTTTTTCCCCCGAACGAAACAGGAATTGCGCTTGCAGGACATCAAAGAAGTGGCTATTGAGGAGTTGGTGGATTCTAATGGCGATCGCTTCTATCGCGTCGTGATGCACCTCACTTCTGGCGAGACAGTTCCCCTGCGGCAGTACTACAGTAGCGGCTATGACAGCAAGAAAAAACTCGCTAATCTCCTGCGGCAGTTTCTCTATCTGCCACCTCTATAAGTCGTCCTGCGAGTGTGGCGCTGGCCTGTTGATTACACTGAAGATGATGGCATAATGCATTCACGGTCGGTGGGGTTTTGCCCTCAATTATCACTATGCAACCAACGGATCCAACAAAGTTTACTGATAAAGCATGGGAAGCCATTGTTAAGTCCCAAGATGTGGCACGGGAATATCGCAGCCAATATCTGGAAACAGAGCACTTGATGATTGCCCTCCTGCGGGAGGAGGGACTGGGGCAACTGATCTTTGAACGGGCCGATATTGACACTGAATGGGTGCTCAAGCGGCTGATGGAGTTTGCTAAGCAGCAGCCCCGCGTGCCAACGGGAAGCGAACTCTACTGTGGCCGCAGCTTGGATGCCCTGCTTGATGAAGCCAATCGTCTGCGCCAAGAGCAAGAGGATCAGTTTATTTCGATTGAGCATCTTGTCCTCGCATTTGTGGGCGATCGCCGTATTGGTCAACGTCTGTTCCGCGCTTTGAATTGCGATCGCGAGCAGTTGGCGGCCACCGTCAAAGCCATTCGCGGCGCCCAAAAAGTCTTAGACCAAAACCCCGAAAATAAATACGCTGCCCTTGAAAAGTACGGTCGCGATCTCACCGAAGCAGCCCGCCAAGGCAAACTGGATCCCGTCATTGGCCGCGATGAAGAAATTCGCCGCGTCATTCAAGTGCTCTCCCGCCGCACCAAAAATAATCCCGTGCTCATTGGTGAACCGGGTGTAGGTAAAACCGCCATTGCCGAAGGCCTTGCCCAGCGGATTATCAATGGCGATGTGCCAGAATCCTTGAAAAATCGGCGGTTGATCTCCCTTGATCTGGGGAGTTTAGTAGCGGGTGCCAAGTTTCGCGGTGACTTTGAAGATCGCCTCAAGGCGGTTCTCCATGAAGTGACCCATTCCGACGGTCAAATTGTTCTCTTTATTGATGAATTGCACACCGTGGTTGGTGCCGGTGCCAATCAAAACTCCTCAATGGATGCCAGCAACCTCCTGAAGCCGATGTTGGCGCGGGGCGAACTGCGCTGTATTGGTGCCACCACCCTAGACGAGTACCGCAAGCATATTGAGAAGGATGCTGCCCTTGAGCGTCGCTTCCAGCAGGTGTATATTGGCCAACCCAGCGTTGAGGATACGATCTCAATTTTGCGCGGCCTCAAGGATCGCTACGAAATTCACCACAACGTCAAAATTACTGACTCGGCACTGGTGGCAGCGGCGATGCTTTCGGATCGCTATATTAGCGATCGCTTTTTACCCGACAAGGCCATTGATTTGGTAGATGAAGCGGCGGCCAAACTGAAAATGGAAATCACCACCAAGCCTGCTGAACTGGAAGCCCTTGAGCGGCGACTGCGGCAACTGGAGATGGAAAAACTCTCCCTCAAACAGGAAGAAAGTCTGCCCCTGAGCCAAGCGCCACTCCAAGCCACCCGCGATCGCCTGCAGCGCATCGAAGAGGAAATTGCCCAACTGCAACCGCGACAACAGGCCATGCAAGCCCGCTGGCAAGCCGAAAAAGACCTCCTAGAGCGGATCAACAGCCTCAAAGAAGAGGAAGATCAGGTAAAGCTGCAAATCGAGCAAGCGGAGCGGGACTACAACCTCAACAAAGCTGCTCAACTTAAATATGGTCGCCTCGAGACGCTGCAACGGGAATTGGAAAGCACCGAAGCGCAACTCTTGGAACTTCAGGCCGAAGGCGGCACCTTTTTGCGCGATCAAGTTACGGAAGCTGATATTGCCGAAATCGTCTCCAAGTGGACGGGAATTCCACTGCAAAAACTCATGGCCTCAGAACGGCAAAAACTCCTGCAACTGGAACAAGTCCTCCATCAGCGGGTGATTGGTCAAACTGATGCCGTGGCCGCCGTGGCCGCAGCAATTCGCCGAGCGCGAGCCGGCATGAAAGACCCTGCCCGTCCCATTGGTTCCTTTCTCTTTATGGGTCCCACGGGGGTGGGCAAAACAGAACTGGCCCGTGCTCTTGCCGAAGCCCTCTTTGATGATGAAAATGCCCTTGTGCGCATTGATATGTCGGAGTACATGGAAAAACACGCCGTCTCCCGCATGATTGGCGCACCACCGGGGTATGTGGGCTTTGACAGTGGCGGGCAACTGACGGAGGCCATTCGCCGTCGTCCCTATGCCGTGGTTCTGTTTGACGAGGTGGAAAAAGCCCATCCGGAAGTCTTTAATGTGCTCTTGCAGGTGCTCGATGATGGCCGCGTCACTGATTCCCAAGGGCGAACGGTGGACTTCCGCAATACCGTGATCATTATGACCAGCAACTTGGGCAGCGAGCATATTTTAGATTTGGCCGGGGATGACAGTCGCTATGAGGAAATGCGCCAACGGGTACTCCAAAGTGCGCAAAAGTATTTTCGCCCCGAATTTCTCAACCGCATTGATGACTTGATCCTCTTCCATGGCCTAGGGCGGACTGAACTGGCACAGATTGCTCAAATTCAACTGCGACGGGTGGAGAAACTCCTTGCGGATCAAAAAATTCGCCTGCGCCTCACCCCGGCAGCGCTAGATCATTTGGTGGCGGTGGGCTTTGATCCAGTCTATGGGGCACGTCCTCTGAAACGCGCCATTCAACGGGAATTGGAGAACCCCCTCGCCGTGAAGATCCTTGAAGAGGTCTTTGCACCCGGCGATACGATTTTGGTAGATTTGGTCAATGGTGAGTTGACCTTTAGCCCTGCCAACCTCGCAGGTGCAGGCGATCGCGACACCGTCACCGCCTCCTAAGCCTTCAGTAACCGACTCGACAGGAAAGAAGCGTGAAAGTTATTACCATTTATCACAACAAGGGTGGTGTGGGGAAAACTACTGTTGCTGTCAACTTAGCGGCTGCCTTTCGTTGTCGGGAAAAGCGGGTTTTGGTCATTGACATGGACTCTCAAGCCAATACGACCTTTGCCACTGGCTTAATGAGTTTTCTGTTTGAAGAGGAGGATACACTGCGGGATGCTCATATCTTCCATGTGCTCAGATATGCCGATGAGTATCCCATTGAAAAAGTGGTTAGGAAATCCCAGTCTTTTAATCACCCAGAAATTGATGTTGTCCCTGCCCATATTGATTTAGTGAGCATTGAAACCCGTGATCTACTGAAGGAGATTGATGCCATTCATCTACAACTGCTTATGAAGTTAGAAGCACTCAAGGATGCCTACGATATTGTCATCATAGATGCACCGCCAGCTTGGGATCTCTACGCCGAAATTGCCCTGATTGCCTCAGATTATCTAATTATTCCCTCAGATTTTAAGCCCTTTGCCAATCAAGGCCTAAAGTACGTCATGTCGTTTGTGAAAGATATTAATCGACGATTTGCAGACTTGCGGGTCAAGTTGGGTAAAAAACCCTTAGAAATTTTGGGAATTTTGCCCTCAAAAATTCATGGCCAGACCAAGAATTCAAGTAGGTTTATTGCTGTTCAAGAAGCAATTACGAATAAGTATCCTCTGAAAATTCTAGAGACAATTATCACAGAATGTGTTGATTTGTCCAGTAGTCTCAATCGAGTAATTACAGTTGGTGATAGTGAAATACCAGCACCTCAATCTATTTTTCGCTTTAAGCCCAATTCAAATTCGGCTCGTGAATTTAATCATCTAGCAGATGAAATTAATTGGATGACGCAATCCTAGTCAACCCTAAAATGCAATGGTCAATAGCAAACGTATTCAATTGACAGCGATTGAACTGAGCCCTGACCTTGTGCCCGCAGATCAGGGAAGGATCGAGGAACTGGCTAGTTCAATTCTCAAAGCAGGTATCTGTTTTCCACCGCTAGTGGTGCGGCGTTTGGGCGATCGCTTAGCCTGTCATCGCTTCAAACTCTTGTCAGGTCATCAGCAGTATTATGCTGCCCAAAAAGCCAATCTTAAAGAAATCAATGCCCTGATTCTTGAGGAAAACGACACGCCAGAAATAGAAGCTGCCATCCTCAATCAAATTCAGCCTAACTCCGCAATTTCTGAGGTAACAGAAGAACAAAAGCAAGAACAAACTACAGATCCTTTAGCTTTTGACTCACCAGCGAGCAACTTCAACGGAAATCTTACCAAGACACTCCTTCAGCAGCTTCTAGAGCAAAATCAAGCCATTTTTCAGTCCCTAAAAGAAATGGAGGCAGCTCTAGTAAACATCAATGCCAAACTGGATAGCTTACCACTGTCACAAGTGTCACTGTCTACACCAACAACAATGCTATCAGCCTCCTCGGCAGATCGCAACCAACCTCAGTTAAAAATACGCTTGCTTAATCAAGGTTCCGAAGCTGAAATCCAACAGTGGCTTATAAATGCAGGAGTAAGTAAAAAAAGCAGTCGAAAATATATCAAAAAGATTATTGAATCTCGTACTCAATCTCCCTTTCAGTCTCTCATTCATCTTAAAGAAATTTTGAAACTGAAGTCTCAGACCCTTGCAAAACTCGAAAAGTGCCCTGTACCAGCAAGTTTGAGTTTTCCTCTCTAGGCCGTGCCAGTTAACCATTGGCCACCGCATAATCCAACTGTTGCTCCCACAGCAAGGGCGATCGCTGGGTGCCATTTGAGGCGCGTAATCGCTACAAGGGAAAAGACCAAGAGCACGCTATTGAGAATGAGACTGACGGGCTGATCGAGGTGGAGAATGGCAGGCGCAAGGTTAATGGCTGCTGACAACACCATACCCACCACCGCAGGATTGACCCCTGCCAAAAATTGCTTCACCCGTTGGAGATGCTTCACCACTTGATAGTAGTGGGCAAGAGCAAACATCAATAATAGGGAGGGCAAAAATAAGGCCACCGTTGCCAAAAAAGCACCACCAATACCAGCAACACGGAATCCCGCAAAAGTGGCAATGACAGCGATCGGCCCTGGGGTCAATTGACTAATAGCCACACCATCAATAAATTCCTGCTGCGTCAGCCAATGTAACTGATCGATCAACAGTTGTTTCAACACGGGGATCAGGACAAAGCCACCACCAAAGAAAACAATGCCCACTTTGAGGAAGGTAAGCACTAGGGTCAGCCACTGAACGGGTTGAGAAGAGGCAGTGGCCATTTGGGCAGCTTGGTGGGGTAAGGTCTGGATCGCTAGGGGTAAGCCAACGAGGGCGGATTTTTGGGAAGTTTGGAGTTTTGTGGTTTTTGTCGGTGGGCTGAGTTGGAGAATGAGACCAATAATGCCACCACTGCCAAGGATGAGCAAGGGATTAATGTGGGTCAAACTGCCGAGACAGGCCGCAATGGCGATCGCGATCGTTACCGTCGAGCGCACAGACTTTTGCCCCATTGACCAGACTGCTGCCAAGATGATGCCAATGACCACTGGCGTTAGCCCCGCTAGGGCACCTTGCAACGAGGGAATCGTATGAAACCCAAAATAAAGCCAAGATAGTAAAATCACCGCCACCACAGACGGCAGCAGAAAGGTCAGACTACCCAACAGACCACCCCAAAATCCATGGAGGCGATAACCAATAAAGAGCGCCGTATTGACTGGGAACGATCCTAGGATTTGGCTGAGGGCAACCCCGTGCAGAAATTCATCAATGGCCAAGAGCCGCCGTCGCTTAACAAACTCATTTTCCATGAGGGCGATCATGGCAATTCCACCGCCAAAGCCAATACTGCCCAGTTTCAGAAATACAGCGGTCATTTCCCAGAGATTCAGAGGCAGGGGGGACGACGACTTTTCCTCGGACTCCAGCATGGCTTGTTCCCTCGCGATGGCTGTAGCTAATTATATTTTCTTATATTGCCATATAGTTAAACAACAAACAAGAGGGGGTAACGGCAATTGTGGATAAGGTAAAAAATGTGAAACAAACCTTGACAGGGTTTTGGCGCTTAATTTAGGATTTTGGCTAAATTATATTAGCCACAAAACTTCTTGCAAAAATTTAGACTATGCTCGACAAGTTCTCTAAATCACCGACCTACCTAAAGACTATGACCGCTATTGGCATCGTGGGTCTAATTTTTACTCTAATTGAAGAAAAAAGTAGTGAAAAAAAAGGAGATACAACGGCTGTAGAAGAGGCTAGGAAACTAAGGGAGTTTATTACCAAAGCTACAGCACGGAATTTAATTAAATTGCTTTGGAATAATAACAATCCTTAAGAGTTAAGGAACCCTGTCCATCAATCAAGGCGCCAAGTACTGTATCTCTACAGGATCATTGACCTTAAGTCCCAATTCAGCGGCGCGGCCACCCGCCAGCTCTAAAACGGCATCCACGGGAATCCCGGATTCGTAGGTGGGGCAAGGGAGTGTTTGACAAGGGGGAGCTTCGGGGGCGATCGCCACTACTTTACCGTCCCTGAGAAAAATCAAGTCAAGGGGAATAAGGCAGTTCTTCATCCAGAAGCTGGCCACTTGAGGCGGAGAGATGGGAAACAGCATCCCGCGATCGCCCGGCAATTCAGGACGAAACATCAAGCCCAACTGCTGCTGTGCCGGCGTGCGCGCCACTTCCAACTGAATCCATGTATCGTGAATGCGTGCCTTGGCCGTAATGGGTAGATATTGCGGAATGCCGCGAACCATTTGCGGGGGTGCGGCCGGATCCCCTTGGCTCAGACTTTGACAGCCCAGCAGTAACCCCAACGTGACCAATCCCAGAACCAACCCGCGCATCTTACGCTTCACGGAGAACATAGCCCACTCCTCGCACTGTGTGAATTAACCGTTTTTCGCCATCGGGTTCAATCTTCAACCGCAGATAGCGAATATAGACTTCAATGACGTTGGATTCTCCCAAAAAGTCATAGCCCCAGACATTTTCTAAAATTTGCTCACGGGTAAGGACTTCGCGGGGATGCTCCATGAGAAACTTCAGTAGTTCATACTCCTTCATCGTTAGATCGATCGTGCGCCCATTGCGCTCCGCCCGCCGCGTCAAGAGATCAAGGGTCAAATTATCAAATCGCAACACCTCACTTTGGGTGACTGGCGGCTTCAGATAAAGCTGAATCATTTGCAAAAAGGGCTTGGGACTATAGGGCAGCAGTAGGTAATCATCGGCACCCGACTCCAGCACCGCCACCCGATCCTCTAGGCGATCGCTCTCCAGCATCAGTAGAATTGGCAAACTAATCCCCTGCTGGCGCAACCGCTGGCACAACTCCATACTGTTGAGCCGCCCCAAATAGCGGTCCATGATGATCAGGGCAGGCTGCCATTCTGCGCAGGCCAAGTGACATTCCTTTTCCGTTGTTGCAATCACAGGGTCATAGCCTGCGGCTTGGAGGTCTTGCCCCATGCGCTGTGACAAGGGGTTGTCAGCGCAGACCAAAAGTAAACGTGAAGGGGGAGAATTTAGCTCCATCTCAATCATCCCTTATGAAGATCTTACTTTCAGCTTATGCCTTGTGGGAAAATGTTCAAAAATGCGCCCGTAGCTCAGCGGAATAGAGCACTCGCCTTCTAAGCGATTGGTCGTTGGTTCGAGTCCAACCGGGCGCGTCTAACCTGCTATCGTTGATGGGGAGCGTATTGGAGTGCAAGAATCCTCGCAATGAGTCCTAAATATCGCCGCGTATTGCTCAAATTGAGCGGTGAAGCCCTCATGGGCAACCTGAACTACGGCATTGATCCAAAAGTGGTGCAGGCATTTGCCAACGAAATTGCTCAGGTGGTGCAAGCGGGAGTTCAAACTGCCATTGTGGTGGGGGGTGGCAATATCTTTCGCGGTGTGAAAGGAGCGGCTGCTGGCATGGATCGGGCGACCGCAGACTACATCGGTATGATTGCCACCGTTATGAATGCCCTGACCCTGCAGGACGCCCTCGAACAAATGAATGTCCCTACGCGGGTACAAACTGCCATTGCTATGCAGGAGGTAGCCGAACCCTATATTCGTCGTCGTGCCATTCGTCATCTGGAAAAGGGACGAGTAGTGATCTTTGGGGCAGGATCAGGAAATCCCTTTTTTACCACTGACACAACAGCCGCCCT includes:
- the pyrH gene encoding UMP kinase, whose protein sequence is MSPKYRRVLLKLSGEALMGNLNYGIDPKVVQAFANEIAQVVQAGVQTAIVVGGGNIFRGVKGAAAGMDRATADYIGMIATVMNALTLQDALEQMNVPTRVQTAIAMQEVAEPYIRRRAIRHLEKGRVVIFGAGSGNPFFTTDTTAALRAAEIDAEVIFKATKVDGVYDADPHKNPNARRYRSLTYTHALTHNLAVMDSTAIALCKDNDIPIIVFSLETAGNIYRALTGEPIGTMVGGSCEIS